In the Chromatiaceae bacterium genome, one interval contains:
- the dsrA gene encoding dissimilatory-type sulfite reductase subunit alpha, which translates to MAIDQYPTPMLDQLEEGPWPSFISGIKRLRDQHPDARINEMTNSLLGQLEHSYETRKGYWKGGTVSVYGYGGGIIPRFSEVGKAFPKSKEFHTLRVQPPAGNHYSTGMLRQLADSWEKWGSGLVTFHGQTGNIMFIGTTTENTQHFFDEINDYGWDLGGAGPCVRTAMSCVGAARCEMSCTNEQKAHRLLVNNFTDDVHRPALPYKFKFKVSGCPNDCQNAIERADFAVIGTWRDDMKVNQEEWKAYVGRKGRQHTIDNIISRCPTKALSLKDDDSLEVNNKDCVRCMHCLNVVPKALHPGDDKGVTILIGGKRTLKIGDLMGTVVVPFKKLETEEDWESLVELAEEIIDFWAENALEHERCGEMIERIGLVNFLEGVGVDVDPNMVNHPRECSYVRMDGWDDEAIKWFDRQAEAS; encoded by the coding sequence ATGGCAATCGACCAGTATCCAACACCCATGCTCGATCAGCTCGAGGAAGGTCCGTGGCCCAGCTTTATCAGCGGCATCAAGCGTCTGCGCGATCAGCATCCGGATGCGCGCATCAACGAGATGACCAACTCACTGCTCGGCCAGCTCGAGCACTCCTACGAGACCCGCAAGGGATATTGGAAAGGCGGTACGGTTTCGGTGTACGGCTACGGCGGTGGCATCATTCCGCGCTTCTCCGAGGTCGGTAAGGCATTCCCCAAATCGAAAGAATTCCACACGCTGCGCGTTCAGCCGCCGGCGGGTAACCACTACAGCACCGGCATGCTGCGTCAGCTCGCCGACAGCTGGGAGAAGTGGGGTTCGGGCCTGGTGACCTTCCACGGTCAGACCGGCAACATCATGTTCATCGGTACCACGACCGAGAACACCCAGCACTTCTTCGACGAGATCAACGACTATGGCTGGGACCTGGGTGGTGCCGGCCCCTGTGTGCGTACCGCGATGTCGTGCGTCGGTGCGGCCCGTTGCGAGATGTCGTGTACCAACGAGCAGAAGGCGCACCGCCTGCTGGTCAACAACTTCACCGACGACGTGCACCGTCCGGCGTTGCCGTACAAGTTCAAGTTCAAGGTGTCGGGTTGCCCGAACGACTGCCAGAACGCGATAGAGCGTGCCGACTTCGCTGTGATCGGAACCTGGCGCGACGACATGAAGGTCAACCAGGAAGAGTGGAAGGCCTATGTCGGTCGCAAGGGTCGTCAGCACACCATCGACAACATCATCAGCCGTTGCCCGACCAAGGCACTTTCGCTGAAGGACGACGACTCGCTGGAAGTCAACAACAAGGACTGCGTGCGCTGCATGCACTGCCTGAACGTCGTGCCGAAGGCGTTGCATCCCGGCGACGACAAGGGTGTCACGATCCTGATCGGCGGCAAGCGTACGCTGAAGATCGGTGACCTGATGGGTACCGTCGTGGTGCCGTTCAAGAAACTCGAAACCGAGGAAGACTGGGAATCGCTGGTCGAGCTCGCCGAAGAGATCATTGATTTCTGGGCAGAGAACGCGCTCGAGCACGAGCGTTGCGGCGAGATGATCGAGCGTATCGGCCTGGTCAACTTCCTGGAGGGCGTCGGCGTCGACGTCGACCCGAACATGGTCAACCACCCGCGCGAGTGTTCCTACGTCCGTATGGATGGCTGGGACGACGAGGCGATCAAGTGGTTTGACCGTCAGGCCGAAGCGTCCTAA
- the tusC gene encoding sulfurtransferase complex subunit TusC: protein MSDIKKFMYLNRRAPYGTIYAWESLEVVLIGAAFDQEVSLMFMDDGVFQLVKGSDTSESEMKNFMPTYRTLGDYGVRHLYVDKASLEARGLSQDDLIEVAWEDFETEEEVDNIVEVLDADQVAKALAESEVSFSF, encoded by the coding sequence ATGTCTGATATCAAGAAGTTCATGTATCTCAACCGTCGTGCTCCCTACGGCACCATCTATGCCTGGGAATCGCTCGAAGTGGTGCTGATCGGCGCGGCATTCGACCAGGAAGTCAGCCTGATGTTCATGGATGACGGCGTGTTTCAGCTGGTCAAGGGCAGCGACACCTCGGAGTCGGAAATGAAGAATTTCATGCCGACCTACCGCACGCTGGGTGACTACGGTGTCCGTCACTTGTATGTCGACAAGGCGTCCCTGGAGGCACGCGGTTTGTCGCAGGACGATCTCATCGAGGTTGCCTGGGAAGACTTCGAGACCGAAGAAGAAGTCGACAACATTGTCGAAGTGCTGGATGCGGACCAGGTTGCCAAGGCGCTGGCCGAATCCGAAGTCTCATTCAGTTTCTGA
- a CDS encoding methyltransferase domain-containing protein yields MSEGLRLKPHFLSAWLRNPLQMGAVVPSSDGLAWAMARQLPLNPGRTLELGAGTGAVTRALLARGVASLDLLSIEKDPALARELGRKFPTLRVLTGDAARLTGLLEASHFLPVDTVVSSLPLLSMRNWTRTRILSQVFAVLAPGGQLIQFTYSPRPPIPETLVAALGLEGERVQRVLWNLPPASVWVYRQTPHGHPGHGVQALLAAVNH; encoded by the coding sequence GTGTCCGAGGGCCTCAGACTCAAACCCCATTTTCTGTCCGCATGGCTGCGCAACCCGCTGCAGATGGGAGCGGTGGTCCCCAGCAGTGACGGATTGGCGTGGGCGATGGCGCGCCAGTTGCCTCTGAACCCGGGACGCACGCTCGAACTGGGCGCCGGTACCGGTGCGGTGACGCGCGCACTGCTGGCACGCGGCGTTGCATCGCTGGATCTGCTGTCGATCGAAAAAGACCCCGCACTGGCGCGCGAACTGGGGCGCAAGTTCCCGACGCTGCGGGTGCTGACCGGTGACGCGGCGCGGCTGACCGGCCTGCTGGAGGCATCGCACTTCCTACCGGTCGATACCGTGGTGTCCAGCCTGCCGTTGCTGAGTATGCGCAACTGGACGCGGACGCGGATACTCTCGCAGGTGTTCGCGGTACTGGCGCCCGGTGGCCAGCTGATCCAGTTCACCTATTCGCCGCGGCCACCGATTCCCGAAACCCTGGTGGCCGCGCTGGGCCTCGAGGGCGAGCGCGTGCAGCGCGTCCTCTGGAACCTGCCGCCGGCCAGCGTCTGGGTCTACCGACAAACACCGCACGGCCACCCGGGTCACGGCGTCCAGGCGCTGCTCGCCGCGGTGAACCACTAG
- the cas6 gene encoding type I-MYXAN CRISPR-associated protein Cas6/Cmx6: protein MFWQDDDKPKAFEITDEVIDLVFDIECRELPVDHAYDLSAAIAEHLPELGADHRIAVHNIHLAGSQNGWERPDPKLGQKLILSRRTKLTLRVTKDRRQDVEDALRGARLDVAGCSLTVGRAKTKMLSSQGTVFSRSVVLEPGEDTDENAFLHRIVSSLAERGIRVKKALCGKTSEMSGPNGPILTRSIMIADLTADEAVRLQQEGIGPLRHMGCGIFLPHKGIDAVKKAEDDR from the coding sequence ATGTTCTGGCAGGACGACGACAAACCGAAGGCATTCGAGATCACCGACGAGGTGATCGACCTGGTGTTCGATATCGAGTGCCGCGAGCTGCCGGTCGACCATGCGTACGATCTGTCCGCGGCGATCGCCGAGCACCTGCCCGAACTGGGAGCGGACCACAGGATCGCGGTGCACAACATCCACCTCGCCGGGTCGCAGAACGGCTGGGAGCGTCCGGACCCCAAGCTCGGTCAGAAACTGATCCTGTCGCGGCGCACCAAGCTGACCCTGCGGGTCACCAAGGACCGCCGCCAGGACGTCGAGGACGCCTTGCGTGGGGCACGGCTCGACGTCGCCGGCTGCTCGCTGACCGTCGGCAGGGCCAAGACGAAGATGTTGTCGAGCCAGGGAACGGTGTTTTCACGCAGCGTCGTGCTGGAACCCGGTGAAGACACCGACGAAAACGCCTTCCTGCATCGCATTGTCTCCTCACTGGCGGAGCGCGGCATCCGGGTCAAAAAGGCGCTGTGCGGAAAGACCTCGGAGATGAGCGGTCCGAACGGGCCGATCCTGACGCGCAGCATCATGATCGCGGACCTGACCGCGGACGAGGCGGTGCGCCTGCAGCAGGAAGGCATAGGTCCGCTGCGCCACATGGGCTGCGGCATCTTCCTCCCGCACAAGGGGATCGACGCGGTCAAGAAGGCCGAAGACGACCGCTGA
- a CDS encoding RNA polymerase sigma factor yields the protein MTGVTQFAQQCRLRAQLCDQRERLMRIAWSWCQSTALADDLVQETLTRALAKLGSLRDEERLEVWVTRIMVNLYRDQYRRTEPESAENLILVSEDDGPEQLVEREDMVRRTRHALWQLSEGQRQVIALVDLSEFSYADTARILDLPVGTVMSRLWRARQNLRRSLEKQLGSGHPATQSNRRTST from the coding sequence GTGACCGGCGTGACCCAGTTCGCCCAGCAGTGTCGACTGCGCGCGCAGCTCTGCGATCAGCGTGAACGGCTGATGCGCATCGCCTGGTCGTGGTGCCAGTCGACCGCTCTGGCCGACGATCTTGTCCAGGAGACGCTGACGCGGGCGCTCGCGAAGCTCGGAAGCCTGCGCGACGAAGAGCGCCTCGAGGTCTGGGTCACGCGCATCATGGTCAATCTCTACCGTGACCAGTACCGCCGCACCGAACCGGAATCGGCCGAGAACCTGATACTGGTCAGCGAAGACGACGGGCCCGAACAGCTGGTCGAACGCGAGGACATGGTCCGCCGCACGCGCCACGCCTTGTGGCAGCTCAGCGAAGGGCAGCGCCAGGTGATCGCGCTGGTCGACCTGTCCGAGTTCAGTTACGCCGATACTGCGCGGATCCTGGACCTGCCGGTGGGCACCGTGATGAGCCGCCTGTGGCGCGCCCGTCAGAACCTGCGCCGGTCGTTGGAGAAACAGCTTGGTAGCGGGCACCCGGCGACACAGTCGAACCGCCGCACGTCGACCTGA
- a CDS encoding sulfur relay protein DsrC: protein MLYLSQILIANQEIQTFDELKDAVKEFARQGEMFLRFDVKPPYPDTPADWEDQLEATFSSRY from the coding sequence ATGCTCTATCTGAGCCAGATACTGATCGCCAACCAGGAGATTCAGACGTTCGACGAACTCAAAGACGCGGTGAAGGAATTCGCCCGTCAGGGCGAGATGTTCCTCAGGTTCGACGTCAAACCGCCCTACCCGGACACGCCGGCCGACTGGGAAGACCAGCTCGAGGCGACCTTCAGCAGCAGGTACTGA
- a CDS encoding Fe2+-dependent dioxygenase produces the protein MLIEIPELLNAAQLDKIHELLDGAQFADGRLTAGMAASKVKSNEELAPDPALLQRLYRIVMASVGHNAIFRSAALPAKVADFIFARYQPGMRYGDHVDDPIMGQGPKFRTDVSMTIFLNPPESYTGGELVIRTPFGEQQVKLPAGHAVVYPSASVHRVAEVTRGERLVALTWIQSFVRDAARRELLFELDQAREHLLKTDPESDVTKHVDRSYVNLLRMWADV, from the coding sequence ATGCTGATCGAGATCCCCGAACTCCTCAACGCTGCGCAACTCGACAAGATCCACGAACTGCTCGATGGTGCGCAGTTCGCAGACGGGCGGCTGACCGCCGGCATGGCGGCCAGCAAGGTCAAGAGCAACGAGGAACTCGCACCAGATCCCGCGCTGCTGCAACGCTTGTACCGCATCGTGATGGCCAGTGTCGGGCATAACGCAATCTTTCGTAGCGCCGCGCTGCCGGCCAAGGTCGCGGATTTCATATTCGCGCGCTACCAGCCGGGGATGCGTTACGGCGACCACGTCGACGATCCGATCATGGGGCAGGGGCCCAAGTTCCGCACCGACGTCTCGATGACGATCTTCCTCAATCCTCCGGAGAGCTATACGGGAGGTGAACTGGTGATCCGCACGCCGTTCGGTGAGCAGCAGGTGAAGTTGCCCGCCGGGCATGCGGTGGTATACCCGTCCGCCAGCGTGCACCGGGTCGCCGAGGTGACGCGTGGCGAACGCCTGGTCGCGCTGACCTGGATCCAGAGTTTCGTGCGCGATGCCGCACGGCGTGAACTGCTGTTCGAACTCGACCAGGCGCGCGAGCATCTGCTGAAGACCGATCCCGAGAGCGACGTGACCAAGCACGTGGACCGTTCGTACGTGAACCTGTTGCGGATGTGGGCGGACGTCTAG
- a CDS encoding TauD/TfdA family dioxygenase, with translation MSQQPSTTPFGSPFALDDDAAYVPWRAAKLDAPLPATPIPIEDLNNLREAERHALLCACATHNFALFRAGKVPQALEPALRRFGQRLGLSEIDRNLCAEDSGITAITVKETATEHVYIPYTNRPLGWHTDGYYNATQHQVRAWMLFCAQPADEGGSNELLDHEIAFIRLRDANPAWVAALMATDALTIPGNVEGGVQIRPHHSGPVFSVSPLDGKLHMRYSARQRNVIWKDDPATRDAAAYLLELLDSDDDHRLRHRLQAGEGIVSNNVLHRRDGFRDAAESGAKRLIYRARYHQRLPEPQACD, from the coding sequence ATGTCACAGCAACCGTCAACGACACCATTCGGATCGCCGTTCGCCCTCGACGACGACGCCGCGTACGTTCCTTGGCGCGCCGCCAAGCTCGACGCACCGCTGCCGGCGACGCCGATCCCGATCGAAGATCTCAACAACCTGCGCGAGGCGGAACGCCACGCACTGCTGTGCGCCTGCGCCACGCACAATTTTGCGCTGTTCCGCGCAGGCAAGGTGCCGCAGGCCCTCGAACCCGCGCTGCGGCGCTTCGGCCAACGGCTCGGCCTGAGCGAAATCGACCGCAATCTGTGCGCCGAAGACAGCGGCATCACGGCGATCACGGTCAAGGAGACCGCGACCGAGCACGTCTACATCCCCTATACCAACCGCCCGCTCGGCTGGCACACCGACGGCTATTACAACGCCACACAACACCAGGTGCGGGCCTGGATGTTGTTTTGTGCCCAGCCCGCAGACGAGGGCGGCAGCAACGAACTCCTCGACCACGAGATCGCCTTCATCCGCCTGCGCGACGCCAATCCGGCATGGGTCGCCGCACTGATGGCAACGGACGCCCTCACCATCCCCGGCAACGTCGAGGGCGGCGTGCAGATACGACCACACCACAGCGGCCCGGTATTCTCCGTGTCGCCTCTCGACGGCAAGCTGCACATGCGCTACTCGGCGCGGCAACGCAATGTCATCTGGAAGGACGATCCGGCGACCCGGGATGCGGCGGCATACCTGCTCGAGCTACTCGACTCGGACGACGACCATCGCCTGCGACACCGCCTGCAGGCCGGCGAGGGCATCGTGAGCAACAACGTGCTGCACCGTCGGGACGGCTTTCGCGACGCCGCCGAATCGGGCGCGAAGCGCCTGATCTACCGGGCCCGCTACCACCAGCGCCTTCCGGAACCCCAGGCATGCGATTGA
- the dsrH gene encoding sulfurtransferase complex subunit TusB, with the protein MADLHTVNKSPFEKNSLEAAIKCSLAGSSILLIEDGVYGAMRGTTAEAMVKGAMGDKKVYALKSDLMARAIKDDRIIEGIEVVDYAGFVDLVEANDKVQAWL; encoded by the coding sequence ATGGCTGATCTGCATACTGTAAACAAGTCGCCGTTCGAGAAGAATTCGCTGGAAGCGGCGATCAAGTGCTCGCTGGCTGGTTCTTCGATCCTTTTGATCGAAGATGGCGTCTACGGCGCCATGCGTGGCACTACTGCCGAGGCAATGGTGAAGGGCGCAATGGGCGACAAGAAAGTCTACGCCCTCAAGTCCGACCTGATGGCGCGCGCGATCAAAGACGATCGCATCATCGAGGGTATCGAGGTGGTCGACTACGCGGGATTCGTCGATCTGGTGGAAGCCAACGACAAGGTACAGGCCTGGTTATAA
- the dsrB gene encoding dissimilatory-type sulfite reductase subunit beta has product MAKEMREPIETGCPDPFQYMHPVMRRNFGLWAYHEHPRPGVLLHVAKNGDKVWTVRVGTQRILDVFTLRTLCDIGDTYGEGYVHFTIRSNIEYMVTDEAKVQPLIDAIEKAGFIVGGTQNSVTMISHTQGWLHCDIPGTDASGVVKSMMDELIDEFRNANMPNRVHITTSCCQINCGGQGDIAINVQHTKPPKINHDLVANVCERPSVVARCPVAAIRPAMVNGKPSLEVDEKKCICCGACFPPCPPMQINDAEHTKLAIWVGGNHSNARGKPTFQKLVAAGIPNNPPRWPEATAIVKRILKAYKEGAHDWERINEWIERIGWPRFFEEVELPFTKYHIDNWRGARKSLNSSAYIRF; this is encoded by the coding sequence ATGGCGAAAGAAATGCGTGAACCGATCGAGACCGGCTGTCCCGACCCGTTCCAGTACATGCACCCGGTTATGCGTCGCAACTTCGGTTTGTGGGCCTACCACGAGCATCCGCGTCCGGGCGTCCTGCTGCACGTCGCGAAAAACGGTGACAAGGTGTGGACCGTCCGTGTCGGTACCCAGCGTATCCTCGACGTGTTCACCCTGCGCACCCTGTGCGACATCGGCGATACCTACGGCGAAGGCTACGTGCACTTCACCATCCGTTCGAACATCGAATACATGGTCACCGACGAAGCCAAGGTTCAGCCGCTGATCGACGCGATCGAAAAGGCGGGCTTCATCGTCGGTGGTACCCAGAACTCCGTCACGATGATCTCGCATACCCAGGGTTGGTTGCACTGCGACATCCCGGGTACCGACGCATCGGGCGTGGTCAAGTCGATGATGGACGAACTGATCGACGAGTTCCGTAACGCGAACATGCCGAACCGTGTACACATCACCACCTCGTGCTGCCAGATCAACTGCGGCGGCCAGGGTGACATCGCGATCAACGTGCAGCACACCAAGCCGCCGAAGATCAACCACGATCTGGTCGCCAACGTCTGCGAGCGCCCGTCGGTCGTCGCGCGTTGCCCGGTCGCGGCCATTCGCCCGGCCATGGTCAACGGCAAGCCGTCGCTGGAAGTCGACGAGAAGAAGTGCATCTGCTGCGGTGCCTGCTTCCCGCCGTGCCCGCCCATGCAGATCAACGATGCCGAACACACCAAATTGGCGATCTGGGTCGGTGGCAACCACTCGAATGCGCGTGGCAAGCCGACCTTCCAGAAGCTGGTTGCAGCGGGTATCCCGAACAATCCGCCGCGTTGGCCGGAAGCGACCGCCATCGTCAAGCGCATCCTCAAAGCCTACAAAGAAGGCGCACACGATTGGGAGCGCATCAACGAGTGGATCGAGCGTATCGGTTGGCCGCGTTTCTTCGAAGAAGTCGAGCTGCCGTTCACCAAGTACCACATCGACAACTGGCGTGGTGCCCGTAAGAGCTTGAACTCCTCCGCATACATCCGCTTCTGA
- a CDS encoding MoxR family ATPase: MRPAQLLTILDREFLSTHEGHHTPVMLWGPPGVGKSDMIRQTGERHAAPVIDIRLSQMEPSDLRGIPFRNGEFVEWAAPAILPNAARHGEHGILFLDEITSAPPSVSAAAYQLILDRRLGEYEVPAGWAIFAAGNRQGDRGVTYTMPAPLANRFSHFEVDTHLDDWVAWAYQHAIDERVIAFLRFRPELLFDFDPAHNPVAFPSPRSWEFAHRSLQKFADHGSLLQGALQACVGPAAGIELTAFVNSLDKMPDLDDIVAGREVPVPDEIDLQYAVAAALVGRAIRAAETPDAVTITGRILDYAGRFPQREMGVMLVSDLHRAIGESLFQVPAFATWANAIADVMLYE; this comes from the coding sequence ATGCGCCCCGCCCAGTTGCTCACCATTCTCGATCGCGAATTCCTCAGTACCCACGAAGGACACCACACCCCGGTGATGCTCTGGGGGCCGCCGGGCGTCGGAAAATCCGACATGATCCGCCAGACCGGAGAGCGTCACGCGGCCCCGGTGATCGACATCCGGCTGTCGCAGATGGAGCCCAGCGACCTGCGCGGCATCCCGTTTCGCAACGGCGAGTTCGTCGAATGGGCCGCGCCGGCGATCCTGCCCAATGCGGCCCGCCACGGCGAACACGGCATCCTGTTTCTCGACGAGATCACGTCGGCCCCGCCGAGCGTCTCGGCCGCCGCCTACCAGCTGATCCTCGATCGCCGGCTCGGCGAGTACGAGGTGCCTGCCGGATGGGCGATCTTCGCGGCCGGCAACCGCCAGGGCGATCGCGGGGTCACCTACACGATGCCCGCACCGCTGGCCAACCGCTTCTCGCATTTCGAGGTCGACACCCACCTCGACGACTGGGTCGCCTGGGCCTACCAGCATGCGATCGACGAACGGGTCATCGCATTCCTGCGCTTCCGCCCGGAGTTGTTGTTCGATTTCGACCCGGCACACAACCCGGTGGCGTTTCCGTCGCCGCGTTCCTGGGAATTCGCGCACCGCAGCCTGCAGAAGTTCGCCGACCACGGCAGCCTTCTGCAGGGCGCGCTGCAGGCGTGTGTCGGACCCGCCGCGGGCATCGAACTCACAGCGTTCGTCAACAGCCTGGACAAGATGCCCGACCTGGACGATATCGTCGCCGGTCGCGAGGTGCCGGTACCGGACGAGATCGACCTGCAGTACGCGGTGGCCGCCGCACTGGTGGGGCGCGCGATCCGTGCCGCCGAAACCCCCGACGCGGTCACGATCACGGGCCGCATTCTCGACTATGCGGGCCGGTTCCCGCAGCGCGAGATGGGCGTGATGCTGGTTTCCGACCTGCACCGGGCGATCGGCGAGTCGCTGTTTCAGGTGCCTGCATTCGCGACCTGGGCCAACGCCATCGCCGACGTCATGCTGTACGAGTGA
- a CDS encoding respiratory nitrate reductase subunit gamma — MSFLTIAFAALFYAATVLLVVGLARRILLYWKTPAPLKIPTTPAPVTQGGVVLRMFREVVFFESLFKSTKWTWLFGWVFHMALFAVLFRHLRYFTEIEWLMDLTAFVGPLFKYLAFAMIIGLLGLWGRRLFVDRVRYISAPSDHLMLLLLLLIGISGAMTTFVAHTDVVAVKAFFRSLMYFNFSEMPNLPTDPFIIVHLSLVALLMIIFPISKLLHAPGVFFSPTRNQVDNPREQRHVADWARQLEH, encoded by the coding sequence ATGTCGTTTCTGACGATCGCATTTGCCGCGCTGTTTTACGCCGCCACCGTTTTGCTGGTGGTGGGTCTGGCCCGTCGCATCCTGCTGTACTGGAAGACTCCAGCGCCGCTCAAGATCCCCACTACGCCGGCACCGGTAACGCAAGGCGGCGTCGTGCTGCGCATGTTCCGCGAAGTGGTGTTTTTCGAAAGCCTTTTCAAGTCGACCAAGTGGACCTGGCTGTTCGGCTGGGTGTTTCACATGGCGTTGTTCGCGGTGCTGTTCCGCCATCTGCGCTATTTCACCGAGATCGAATGGCTCATGGACCTGACCGCGTTCGTCGGACCCTTGTTCAAGTACCTGGCGTTCGCAATGATCATCGGCCTGCTTGGTCTTTGGGGACGCCGGCTGTTCGTCGACCGGGTACGGTACATCTCGGCACCGTCCGACCATCTGATGTTGTTGCTGCTGCTGTTGATTGGCATCAGCGGCGCGATGACCACGTTCGTCGCACATACCGACGTGGTCGCGGTGAAGGCATTCTTCCGCAGCCTGATGTATTTCAACTTCAGTGAGATGCCGAATCTGCCGACCGATCCGTTCATCATCGTGCATCTGTCGCTGGTTGCATTGCTCATGATCATCTTCCCGATCAGCAAGCTGTTGCATGCGCCCGGTGTGTTTTTCAGCCCGACCCGGAATCAGGTCGACAACCCCCGCGAGCAGCGTCACGTCGCCGATTGGGCGCGCCAGCTGGAACACTAA
- a CDS encoding 2OG-Fe(II) oxygenase, which yields MSNPFPVERTVAPLSTFREVKPGSFIFERPNTIPADWCDEMIRRFEAHPEQQNQGRIGQVQDLDSEIKRTMDLVVSGREEWKDIDQLFFRCVGAALSELRQTFPFFKGPFKDMGYQIQRYLPGEFYHWHIDGGSHEFSQRQLVVLWYLNDVPGPGGETEFLYQDVQVRPERGKMIVFPPFWTHEHRAATLHAGVKYIATTWVVFR from the coding sequence ATGTCCAATCCTTTCCCAGTCGAGCGTACCGTGGCACCTCTTTCGACCTTTCGCGAGGTCAAGCCGGGTAGCTTCATCTTCGAGCGTCCCAATACGATTCCGGCCGACTGGTGCGACGAGATGATCCGTCGATTCGAGGCACATCCGGAACAACAGAATCAGGGGCGCATCGGCCAGGTGCAGGACCTCGACAGCGAGATCAAGCGGACCATGGACCTCGTGGTCAGCGGTCGCGAGGAATGGAAGGACATCGATCAGCTGTTTTTTCGCTGCGTCGGGGCCGCCCTGTCGGAACTGCGTCAGACCTTTCCGTTCTTCAAGGGACCGTTCAAGGACATGGGCTACCAGATCCAGCGCTATCTGCCGGGTGAGTTCTACCACTGGCATATCGACGGCGGCAGCCATGAGTTCAGCCAGCGTCAGCTGGTCGTGCTGTGGTATCTGAACGACGTCCCGGGCCCGGGCGGCGAGACCGAGTTTCTGTACCAGGACGTCCAGGTGCGTCCAGAGCGGGGCAAGATGATCGTGTTTCCGCCGTTCTGGACTCACGAACACCGCGCGGCGACTTTGCACGCCGGGGTTAAGTACATCGCCACGACCTGGGTGGTGTTCCGCTGA
- a CDS encoding TusE/DsrC/DsvC family sulfur relay protein gives MPIEVNGKTLETDEEGYLANINEWEPGVAEVMAKEDELELTDEHWDIINFLREYYEEYQIAPAVRVLTKAVGKKMGKDKGNSKYLYGLFPYGPGKQACRYAGLPKPTGCV, from the coding sequence ATGCCTATCGAAGTGAATGGTAAGACCCTGGAAACCGACGAAGAAGGTTACCTGGCCAACATCAACGAGTGGGAGCCCGGCGTCGCCGAGGTGATGGCGAAGGAAGACGAACTGGAGCTCACCGATGAGCACTGGGACATCATCAACTTCCTGCGCGAATACTACGAGGAATACCAGATTGCACCGGCGGTCCGTGTTCTGACCAAGGCCGTCGGCAAGAAGATGGGCAAGGACAAGGGCAACAGCAAGTACCTGTACGGCCTGTTCCCGTACGGTCCGGGCAAGCAGGCATGCCGCTACGCCGGTCTGCCGAAGCCGACCGGCTGCGTCTGA
- the tusD gene encoding sulfurtransferase complex subunit TusD produces MKLAVQVNEGPYQHQATDSAYHFTKAALEKGHEVFRVFFYHDGVLNGTRLTTPPQDDRNIVNRWVELAEKYDLDLVLCVAAAQRRGLVDDGEAQRNGKDATNIAPKFRISGLGQLIEAAIQADRLVVFGD; encoded by the coding sequence ATGAAACTGGCAGTACAGGTGAACGAGGGTCCCTACCAGCATCAGGCGACCGACTCGGCTTACCACTTCACCAAGGCCGCGCTGGAAAAAGGCCACGAAGTGTTCCGCGTGTTCTTCTATCACGACGGCGTGCTCAACGGCACGCGTCTGACCACGCCGCCGCAGGACGATCGCAATATCGTCAATCGCTGGGTGGAGCTGGCAGAGAAGTATGACCTCGATCTGGTCTTGTGCGTGGCCGCGGCTCAGCGCCGCGGCCTCGTCGACGACGGTGAGGCACAGCGCAACGGTAAGGATGCAACCAACATCGCGCCCAAGTTCCGGATTTCCGGCCTGGGTCAGCTGATCGAGGCCGCCATCCAGGCCGACCGTCTGGTTGTGTTCGGTGACTGA
- a CDS encoding TusE/DsrC/DsvC family sulfur relay protein — MALEVNGKTVETDGNGNLVDPTQWDEDVAKALAAADDTMGELTQEHWDVLKYLRDEYFNNNGNQPMERQINKDMGKVWGKKVSSKDLYNLFPGAPSKQGNRIAGLPYVARKGGY; from the coding sequence ATGGCATTGGAAGTAAACGGCAAGACCGTCGAGACCGATGGGAATGGCAACCTGGTCGACCCGACCCAGTGGGACGAGGATGTCGCGAAGGCGCTGGCCGCAGCGGATGACACCATGGGCGAACTCACGCAGGAACACTGGGACGTGCTGAAGTACCTGCGCGACGAGTATTTCAACAACAACGGCAATCAGCCGATGGAACGCCAGATCAACAAGGACATGGGCAAGGTCTGGGGCAAGAAGGTCAGCAGCAAAGACCTGTACAACCTGTTTCCGGGTGCGCCGAGCAAGCAGGGCAATCGCATCGCCGGTCTGCCATACGTCGCCCGCAAGGGTGGTTATTGA